Genomic segment of Cygnus olor isolate bCygOlo1 chromosome 20, bCygOlo1.pri.v2, whole genome shotgun sequence:
AAAACCCATCGTAAGGGTAAGTAGGGAAAACTAAACCCTGTGATGCACCtccactgcagctgctctgtaGCTGAAGGGGCCACGTGTACTCAGAAATGGTTCCTTCAGACCTACTGATGTGAGGTGAGAAGCGTGGAATAGAGTCCTGGAATAAGCCCCGTGAGCAAACTCACCAGATGGTGGCTAGGAGCAAGCGTTTTGTGTAGATCCCAAAGAAACCTAATTAGGATGCTTCTGGAAAGTGGGGCCAGCCATAGGCGTTTGGAGAGCGTGGACCTCGATGTTAGGAGCAGGTAAAGTTCTGCCTGGCCCCATGGCTGCAGTGTGATGCTTGAGCATGCTGGGAGCCTGCCAGGCTCTGGATGTGGTGCTGGGTCAGAGCTCAAGGGTGTAATGGCGAAAGTGGGAGAACCCCCTCTGGGCTTGCTCTGCCTCCAAATGGCTTTGTTACAAATTGGTGGGCTTTGAAGGTGTACAAATCTCTAGACTCTCGAGGAGCAGAAACCCTAAACTCACAGTAGGTTCCTGTTGGACCATCTCCGTTGCCTGGGGGCCCTCCAGTCTCGATGCCTTTCCTCCGCCGGGCTGAAGGGGTTGTGTCTGTCAAGTTTCCAGCTGTGTGGCTGGGTGGACCAGCTCTTTGCACTGGGCTTTCTATGCCACGTGCAAGGCTGGGCTCAATTTCAGCAGCACGCATCTCCTAGCCCCCCAGTGCCTTGCTGATCTGCAGGGCCATAAGGGTGAAACGAGGCTGGGTACGTAGATTTGCAGCACAAGGTCTGCTTCTCTGTGCCGCCAGCTGGGGAAGTAAAGCTCCAAAGTGAGCTCTGGCTCCCAGTCAGAGGCTGGCTTGGTTCCTGCCAAGCCCTTTGAATGTCAAGCTGTTGTTTATTCACGTATTTATTTTGGATATTCAGCTACCCTAACTGCATGTAGCAGTAACTGGGTGGCACAAGGATCCTGTGAGGCTGTGCTCTGTACACTGCGGTCACGCTGTGGCCTTGTAAGTGCCCAGCCCAAAGCTGCTGCGCGGTGGCCTTCTGGCGGGGCTGTCAGAACTGTGagcacttttttcctcttgtctttCCAACGGGCAGCTGCGATTATCACTGTGACCATAGGGATGTCGCAGCTTTTATTTTGGGACTTGGTTTGGGAATGGCATGAGGCCTAGTACTGCTCCCAGTTACGTGCCTAATGAGGAACCCTTCCTGCTTTGATAAGTTCCCCACAGACTCCCTGGAGAAGTCTTTGCATTCTCCACAGGTGTATGTTCCATCTGTCAGcgattttttttgaaaggattttGACAGGCGACTTTCTTCCGTAATCCTTAATAgcttcaaatttaaaatgtttatggcAAAGCTAATCCTACGAAACTCCCTGTAGCTTTAATGAATTTGTCCTCCTGCAAGACTCTTCTGGTGGGAGGAGGTAAATCTACTTCTGCAGTGTGCTTTCTGCGGCAGTGAATATCtggaggcagggctgtggggtaGCTCTAACGTCCACCCGCCTGGGCCCCATTTAAAGCTGGTGTACCTGCTCAGCGAGCATCTCGCTAAAAGCATGACCTCACTTGGTTATCAGCCTCCATAATTAGTGTCAAGATAGAAAACCTCTGGGATTGGCAAGTCTCTTGTAGTATTATAGCAGCTAGTGTTGGACACTCGGGATTTACAGCTGGAAGGTTAGATGATATATTGGGTTGGGATTTCTGGATGCCTCTTGCCCCCATCTCCAATGATGGACAACCCATAAACCCTAGGGCAGGGGAACACCATAATTGTTCTCGATTATCTCTGAAAGTTGGCTTTATACCACAGTATCTCTAATTAATGTTTGTGCAGGCATTGTGCAAAGGGAAGAATGATCAGAGTCATCTCAAGATGTCAAGTCCTATAAAAATGCAGCTAGACACGTGTGATGTTATGGCACAGGGCACCATATAAATGCCATATAAATGGGTCGTGTAGCACATCATGGCTGAGCCTCTGCCTCATGCCCTCTGTGGGCAGAAGCATATCAGGAAAAGGAGTAGAGCGGGGCTGGATGAGAGCACCAGCATGCTCTGCTTGCCACTAGGGAGACTGCGGAGTAGCAATAGCTTGGGTCAGGGAGAACACACATTGGCCAGACCACGGCTtagcagcagcaaggaaaagctGGAGGCAGAAGTGGATGCCACTGGAACGAGCTCTTGTGATGGTAGGAGCGAGGTGTGCGTTCCAGGCCGCTCCAGTGAGATCCTGGGTGGGTCACCTGCCCCTCACGGCCCAGTCCCTTGGCTTCCTGATTGCCATCGTAAACATGGTTATCTGGGCCCCGAACGAACCTCGCCCTTGCAGAAATGACTCAGTATTTGCAGAAGCCTTTCGTTTACAAACCGTGACCTAATCCTCGTGGGAAGTGACTGCAGAGAGGAGACGCGGCAGGGCCCGGGGTGCATGTGCCCTTCAGACAAGGGATGGCAGCTGTCAGCAGGCAACCAAGTGGCTGTACGGGGTTGTCCCAGCACCCGAGGGTGGCTGTGGAAGGAGCCCACGCATCTCTGAGATTGCCCAGCTCTGGCAAGGCTATATGGCTTGTACAATGCCTGGCTGGCTTCTCAGCCCTGCTCATGGGTCCTGCCCCAGTGCCTTCAGCCAGCGATGGATCAGTGGGAAGTGGAAGGAGGTCACGGTACCAAGTGCAGCGCTTCCAGAAACTCAAGCGACCGCGGCAGTGTTTGGTAGCCTGGTTGTGGAAAGGCTCTGCTCCGTTGTCTCCTTCCTTAATCACTCTGTTGCTGCACACTGTAATGACTAAATTGCCGTGTTGCGTGAGGCAGGTGGAAGTGATACTGTGCATTAACGCTCTTATCGTCAATGAAGAAAATCCTGTGTGGGAAGAACGTACTCTTACCATGTGAGCTTTTAAATCCTTATCTCTGCAAATGCCCTAGGCAGCTAGAATTTTAACATATAACGTATTCTTGAGGCATCTCAAAAGAACGTACCATGCTTGTGGGAAACGGAAAAGACGAATATGCCATAGCTGAATTGTTGTGTTGTTAATCCATTTGCCTAGCTAGTAACCCTAGAACATCTCCACCCTCTTGCTCTGATGGTCGCTCATGTCTGCCTCTTGATGTCTGATGCTCATCTTGCAGgtgaaatgcatcttttttccTAGCAGATTTCTCTCATTCTGGAAAATACCGATCTGCTAAGATGGAGAATGCCTTGAATGAAAGCCACCCTTCCCTGGCTGGGGGGCTGGACCACAGCACGATTTCCCAGCTGGCTCCCTCTGGGAGGAGATTGGATGCCCAATGATAGCCGGGATTTGGCGAGCTGGCTGCGTTCTCCACACCTCGCTCCAAGTGGGAGCACCCAAGTGCTAAATGGTGATGGGAATGGCGAGTGGCTGTGGCTTAACCCgagtttctctcttctctcttcctctctcgATACAGGTGACAGAACTGAACGAGCCTCTGTCCAATGAAGAGAGGAACCTCTTGTCTGTAGCCTATAAAAATGTCGTGGGGGCACGGCGCTCTTCTTGGCGAGTAATCAGCAGCATCGAGCAGAAGACCTCTGCCGATGGGAACGAGAAGAAGATCGAGATGGTACGGGCCTACCGCGAGAAAATAGAGAAGGAGTTGGAAGCCGTGTGCCAGGATGTGCTGAGTCTGCTGGACAACTACCTGATCAAGAACTGCAGCGAGACGCAGTACGAGAGCAAAGTCTTCTACCTGAAGATGAAAGGGGACTATTACCGCTACCTGGCCGAGGTGGCCACTGGTGAGAAGAGGGCGACCGTGGTGGAGTCTTCGGAGAAAGCCTATAGCGAAGCCCATGAGATCAGCAAGGAGCACATGCAGCCGACCCATCCCATCAGGCTCGGCCTGGCACTTAACTACTCAGTTTTCTACTACGAGATCCAGAACGCCCCGGAGCAGGCCTGCCACCTGGCCAAGACGGCGTTCGACGACGCGATCGCCGAGCTGGACACCCTCAACGAGGACTCCTACAAGGACTCAACGCTCATCATGCAGCTCCTCCGCGACAACCTAACGCTCTGGACAAGCGATCAGCAAGATGACGACGGTGGAGAAGGCAACAATTAGACCCCCAGATGGACTGGCAGCCGCACGCTGATGCTAACTACtgcagtctttatttttttcccacgAGTTGGGGGGGTCAGGGGTGGGGGAGGGAACGGGAGGGGACACCTTCCCAGGGAGGCCCCCCACAACCTGTCTTTGATTGCCTCTTTGACATTTTTGCCAAAACACCACTAGTGGAAGtcaggctggctgtgctggtaTGGAATAGCAGCCTCACTGGCATATGGACTGTTCTGTAGATTATTAATACAAGTGGAGCTGTCTTTAATTTAACTTTATTGCTAGAAATAAAAGGGTTTTAAGATGAATTAACTTGAATGGAATGGCCCTcgtttttaagaaaagcaacacaaaaaggaagttCTGTGGTTCCAGTAAGGCTTTGTGCGTTTGTTTCTTCAGTTAAGTGCCGTGTGTTTGTACCACGTCGCGGGGCGTCTCCCTGGAGCGCTCTGCCTGTCAGGGCATAGCTTAAAATCCCCAAAttgaaaaggaataataataataaataaaagactaaaGAATTTGGGACTTGTAAAGCCCCAGGATTTAGGccatttaatctttttaagATATTTATTAGGGTAGCTTACAGTATTAACACTAAATTGCAGTTTACAGTATTTCTACATTACAGCCATATGACATCAAGCCTTTgattgtctgttttcttttgctagtTCTTTTGGCTTGCCTTCCTGATCAGTCCTCGCCTGTGGACTGGCTTAGCTATTCTGTGTCGCCCAAGGCAAGAAGACCGCCCGCCCGAGGAACATCAAAGCTGCTCTAGTTTTTTGGTCAACAGCTTAACAGGTGCTTGGCTAGCGGCTGTTTAAACTATTTTAGTCCACAGCAAAAGGTTTAAGAACTTAATTAGAAAAGGGGGAAGTGTTTAAACTTAAAATGccacttaagaaaaaaaaaaaaaaaagagaattcagGTCTGTATGTCATGTACTGTGTTTGGTATTTCAAAGACCATCCTGATTTAAGGTGCCACAGCTGCTTCCTCAGGGATTGCACTGCCATTTCACTCTGCCTGACTTTCTCCCACTGTACCATGAGGTTTGTCAGCAGATCTGCAGCACCCAGGCTCCCTTGTTTGTCATCAGGGAAGCCAGGTGCGTTTTCTTTCTCCTGGGGAAGCTTGTGGTGTAATGAGTGAACTTCAGGAGCTTAGAAACTAATTTGGTAGAGAAATCCTCAAGGGAAGAGCTACAATCATAGACATTTCTATCAAGCATCGGGAGCCCAGGAACTTAGTTCTCTTCTTAACAAAATCTTTTCCAAATCTGTCTTATCTGGCTGGGGGTGGGAGACAGGGCATCTGAGTTTGCTTAGCAGGTAATATTTACCCCATTTTGtgtaaaatttgtatttttttttcccccccccccgcataACTGTTGGAAGTTCACTGCTGGTCTCCGGCTTGCGGAGTGCTGCCACATGtagcttttttaaataaagctgcgCGGCGGGGAGAACGGCACTCGGGCGTCTTTTTTCGAAGCAGGCTTTCATCCTCCCTTTTGAGAGCCCGTCCGCAAGCAGCGCGCAGCGGCGATCGGGGACCCTCGGTCCCGCCAGGGTCGCACGGCGCATCCGCCCTGCCTCGCCGCGCTTGAATGAAGTCGCAGGGGCCGTCAGCCCCTGCTCAGAGGTGAGGCTGCCCCGGCCACGCTAGCCAAGCTTCCCATCGGGTGCCTTTGCACGGAGAGCCTTGCCGAGCCCTGCAGTTGGCTGTGCGCCTCGGCAGCGTGCCACACGCCCGAGCCGCTGGTAAATGCCGTGGACTTGGAAGATCTGTTTAGGCTTCTCACCTTCCTTTGAGTTCCCGTCATGTCCAGTGAGCAGTGTTGTCCCAGCTGTATGATTTGGAAGTGATTTACTGGAATtacaaaacctatttttttctttccggCTTTTGCTTTGGCTGCTTTAGGAAACTTAACGCAGGAGAGATCGCACAAGAGGGCTAAAAGGGGAGTGGGGTCAGGGACTTGATTTTTAAGCAGCTTGAatggtttctttcattttttaagaaatgcactTGCCTATGATACTGTCTCTCCAGTGAAATGATTACTGCTCCATTACTCTATTGATACAATATTGTGCATGCTAGTGTCGTATTTCTATACAGTAGCTTGAAATTTATTAACTTATACTGTAGATGTTATGTATTCCTATGACAAAATAGTCTTCaaaaattttttaaagttttttaatttatttttcttttgggggtAAAGTTTGCTCTACCAAATAGTGATCGTAACAAACTGATCTGTTATGGATGTTGCTATAGTGACATGCAATTAtatatgattttgtttttaaaaaggaaaaaagcaaaagaaaacaccagTGTTAGCTTAATCTTAATGTCTGGTGTTCGTCATGGTGAAATTATAACTATTACAGTGTAGGAGAACAATGACTGTGTTCTTTGAATGAGcctttgtttgtgctttttgtcATGTTATGCAGTGAACTATTTTTAAGGTCTAATcagtgattatttttccaactcCGTGTTTCTGTAAGGAATTATTTCACACACGGACCATTCTTAGCAGTTTTCCTCAGTGATGGAATATCATGAATGTGAGTCATTATGTAGCCGTCGTACATTGAGCAAATAAACTTACAGATCTGACGTCAGCGCTGCTCAATTGTCTTGCGTCTGTCGAGTTTCTGGGGGTccggggcaggggggcagcGCGATCGGGGTCGGAGGCTtggaccccagccccagctcatGGCAGGTTGGGTGGTGGGGGAGAGCTGGGATCACGGCTGTGTCCCCACCGGGCACCTTGGTGGTTCTTGGGCTTCCGAAATGGTGAGGGAAGGCTCGATGAGGAGCCGTGGGGACGGTCTCTGCATGCTCAGGGTGGGCACGGCGGGTTCCCGGGGCTCGGTGGTGGGTGCCTGTACGCCCTCCGTCCCTGCCCGTGGGCTGTGCCGCTCGGCGCCGTGTGCTGTGAGCGGTGACTCACgctgtaaaaataaatccccTCCCTTGGAAACCCTCAGCCCCAACGGGCGTTGACTTGTGAGCCCTGCGGGTGGGCATGGGTTGGGCCCCTGCCTCCGGAGCTGCCACCGAACcccggggaaggggctggggatggCCCCGGGATGGTGACAAAGAGGTGCCCGGGGCTGGCACGGCACGGGAGAGCGATGCCACCTCCACCTGCAGCGACACCTCGCCACCAGGGCCACCTCCCCGTTAGGGTGACTGGTACTCACTGCCCGCCCCTCGCTGCCAGGACGCCCTTCCTGCACCATCTGTCACGGTCCCCGCATCCCTTGAGGTACCTGGGTGGGTGCTGTGGGAGCAGGACCCGGTCTAGCCCCTGGAACTATCCTGGGCCCCCCAGATGGCACATTTGGGGGCTGGTGGCCTGCACCACCGTGGTGCCTTGGTTTCCCCAGGGCTCCAGTGTCATGGGGTtggggctgagcccagcccagcacctcccaaGCCCCAAATTAGCCCCACATCTCCCCCACCGTGCCTCCCTCTCCTCTGTCTGCTGATGGGGGCCTCAGTTTCCTCATTTGGAGAGGGAAATGGcccccccacctccagcaccccaCGCACCAGCAGTGCCTGTGCGCGTCCATACCTGCATCTCTGCTTGCCGGGCAGGATTTGGCCCTAAACTGGGGCATTGCAGCCTGCCAGGGGCTGGCTGccgtggggtggggggcagcacccaccggcacccccatccccttcctcccctaCAATCAGCGGGGCCGCAGGGCGCTCCCGCTGCTGGTCCCCAAGGCTGGAGCTGCTCTCGCTATGGCAACCGTCTCCATCGCACCGGTTGCCGTGGCCACCCGTCCCCAAAATGGCACACCACGCACACCGGGGGTGCAGGAGGATGCTGTGGGTGGGGGGGTTGGCTGGCAGAAGGGCCCCCCGGCTGCAGGATTCCTCCCGGGTcaccagctgcctgcctgcggGATGACTCAGGGGGGATTAGGGGGATTTGCCGGAGCGGGAACGCGGCCCGCGGCCATGTAGGGCCAGCCCTAAGCCCCTGCGCTGAGGCACAGGCACGTGGGGGGCATGGGGAGCGTGCCCCCCCCTCTGCGTGGCACCAGTCCCTGAgctggagccagggctgggcgTGAAGCTCCCCCCATCCACCTGGGGCATCGCCACGGGGTGAAAGGAGGGGGCAGAGCGGGGCACGGACAGCCCGGCATGGGTTGGGGATGGGGCGGCCCTGTTCCCACCTCCTGGGGGGGCTTCCCTGCGGCCTGGAGGGGGCAGCTTGTTTTTGAGGGGTGTGGGGACCCGGCAGGTTGGGCACGTGGGGGGCTGAGGTGGTGCCACCTGGGGTGTGGGAGACCTGGGGAATGCTGAGACCTGTAATAAGACACGGGATGTGGGTTTTTGTGGAGACCTGGGATGGAGGAGACCTGGGGTGTGGGGACCCCGAATTTTGGAGCCCCAGGATGGCAGAGCCACGAGGGACATTGGAAGTCTGGGAAATTGAGATCTGAGGTGTAGGAGACATGTGTTGTTGAGACCTGGGGTTTTGGAGACCTGAGATGTCAGAGCCCCAGGATACGGAAACCCGTGATGCTgagcctgggctgctggagaCCTGCGATGTGGGACCCCAGGAGGTGGAGACCTGGGACTTTGGAGACCCAGGATGTCGAGACATGGGATGCTGGAGGCCGGGGTGTGGAGGCCTGGGATGGGAGGCCGGCTCTGGCCGGCAGAcagggggcacggggcaggTTTCTTTCACCACTTTTTATTCCCACTGACACTACCTTCTCCTTCACATTTACTCAAGGCACTGGGTGACTGAGcgagtacaaaataaaaaataaaaagggggctgggggtggggggaaggcaTGAGGGTGCACTTCATGGGGACAGCGGCGGgggctcctcctcctcctcttcctcttcctcctcggTGCCTCCTACTTCTTGGCCGGCTCGTCTTTCTTGCCCTGGCTCTCGACGGTGACGGGGATGGTGATCTCGGCGGACTGGATGGCCGGCTTGGGCAGGGGCGCCTCCACCGTCAGCATCCCGTCGGGGGACAGCGAGGACCGCACGGCCGTGGCCTCCACGCCgggggggaggctgcggggaaGAGGGGGAGATGCTGGGAACGGCCCCGAGGTCCTGGCCACCGCCCTCCCTGTTTGGGCTGGTGGCAACCCCGGTGTGtgcgggccggggcgggcgctggaggggacaggaggtGTGAGGAGGTCCCCAGGGTGCCGGGGGGGTTCCAGGCCCACATCTCCTCCCCGCACTGGCACTTACGTGTATTTTCGGGTGAAGCACCGGGAGATGAAGCCGTGCTCATCCTGTTTCTCCTCATGCTTGCCTGGAAGAGAGAAACCCAGCGCAGGTCAGTGCCCATCAGGTTTCTGCACTCGGGGCGCgcctttcccctccccaggaAGGGACCGATCCTGCCCATCCTGCATCTCTGTGCCCTACCACCAGCCTGGAGCTGCGCTGACCCACAGGAGAGACATGGGCCCCTCCAGGAGCAACCCCCAAGCCCCAGAGCAGCGAATTGCTTGTGGTGACAGACCCGACCTGTCCCCAGCGCCTTCATTTCGGCTCCCCGGCACCCTGCGCATGCTGCTGGCTCCGTGCCACAGGGGCCTGTGTTTTGTCACCACGCCCCTCGCCGAGCCACCCGCGGCGCTCCGGGGATGCTCGGGATGCCGTGGGGCTCATCACACCCAGCTGTGCCCCCCAGGGCACTGTCACCCCCGCACCCCTCCACGGCTCGCAGCCGGGGCATCCGTCCCCACGTGGTGGCCGCAACACAGCGAGGGGCTGACGGTGTGGGGCGTGGGGTCTGCACCCTGCAAGAATGCTCTTGTAGTGCTATTccttcttctctgctgttttctcatttccccttttccttgtcctttctccttcctttctctttttcccttttccttgtcctttctcctccacttttctttccctcttaccctttccctttccctttcccttttccttcctcttcccctttcatttcctcttccccttccccttcctcttccctttccccttttcttcctttttttctctttttttttttttgctctgcattgccttccctccccagcaagCACCATGATGGCTGCACAACCATCACCAGAGCCCCCAGGGAATGGGGGAGACCTGGCacaccccccggcccccaccTGTGGCACCGCCACCCAGCACCCCACCGCCCCGCGGACTCACCGGTGATCTCCACGATGTTGTCCTTGGTCTTGACCACCAGCTCCTCGGGCGCGAAGTGGTTGACGTCCAGGGTGACCTTCCAGCTGTCGGCACTTTGGCGGATCTCGGAGATGCCGCTGCTGAGCTGGCGGCTCAGCGCCCGGCTGTAGGGCGAGCCCGGCGCCGGCACCAGCGCGCTCTCCCCGGGCAGCAGACGGAAATACCCGGGCCAGGCGCTGCCGCTCGGCCACTTGTACCAGTCCTCGGGGATGTGGGGCATCCCGAAGGACTGGTCGAAGAGGCGGCTGCCATGGTACCAGTCGCGGAAGGgctcccagctggggctgcGGAGGAAAGTGAAGGGCACGCGGCGCTCAGCCATGATGCGCAGGgcagtggtgctggggggcCGGCCGCGCGGGGCCTTATGAAGACGTCCCGCCGGTTATTTTTAGCCGGGAGGCTCAGCTGGCTATTAATGGAAATTGCAGCAGGGCCCGGGAAGGGACCAGAAGCTTTCCCAGGCCGGGGCGGCCGCGCGCAGCCGCGTTGGGAGCCCCCGGCTGCCCACCCCCGCGGCGGGGGCTCGGCTGCTTGGCGGGTGATGGATGGCCCCTGGAGCGCTCCCAGCCCTTTCCCGTAAACAATCCCTGCGATGCGCAGCTCCGGGGCCGTCTGCGCCGGCGTGGGGAGGGCGCTGGGGGGGTCAGCACAGCGGGGGGCGATGAGTCAGTGGAGGAGCCCGTGCTCGGCCCCGCGCCCGCTGCGTCACCTGGTCCCTGCCAGAAGCTTCTggagcgcccccccccccccccccccccaagctcTGTGGCCCCCAGGTGGCCCCCAGGGCTTGGCCAGGCTGGGGTGAGGTTGTCCAGGCCCCGAGCAGTGGGGTCCATGGGGGTCAATGGGGCTATAAGGGGGGGTTGTAGGGCTTGGTGGAGGTCAGTGGGGCCCAATGGGGCTGATGGGGGCTGATCGAGGCCAACGGGGTCCATGGGGCTGGTAGGGGTTGATGGGGCCATAGGGGCTGAAGGGGCTGATGGGGACTGATGGGGCTGATGGGGCCCACCGGGGCCTAGTGGGACCAGTAGGGCCTGATGGGAATGATGGGGTCTGATGGGGCCTATGGGGGCAGTGGGGACTAATGGAGGCAGCAGGGTCCAATGGCACCAATAGAGGCTGATGTTGTTGTAGGGGCTGATGGGCTTGCTGGGGCCCAGTGGGGCCAGTAGGGCTTTATGGGGCTGATGAGTTGGAGAGGGTCTGGTGGGGGCAGCACCCTctcagggcaggggaaggatgGCTCCTTCCCTTCGTCCCTTGCCTTCACATCCAAACACATCTCTCTGGTTACCCCTGGGATCCCTTGGTGCCTGTTTGGGGCCAGATTCCAGCCCCTCAACCCCACTGGGGCCCCGGCACCTATGTCAGAGAGTCTGGGGGCACTGAGCCCCCCGGTGGGATGCCCCTCCTTGCTCAGGCTCTCTGCCCATCCCTGGCAGTTCTgaggctttgtttttaagaccCTGCATGGCCGGGAGACGTTTGTAGCTGAGACCTGACGCACTTGGCGCAGGGATGTGCGAGCCCTCCCCACGGGGCACAGTAAGGGTGCGGGGATGTCTCAGCAGGGTGTAGGGGGACCTTAAGGGTGTCCCCAACCTaccagcacccagctgccccGCCAGCACCTGCCAACCCTTCTGAATGGGGCCGGGAGAGCCCCACGCTGCCTGGGAAACCTCAAGGCAGGGGATAAAACCAAAGCAGCTGAgctgcgaggggctgggggcgcggAGGGGGTGGCggaggggctgtggggatgggggaggcaggggacaggagggatgggagggtgggagggatgcagggggggatgcagggggggctgggagggagggatgcaggGAAATGATGCAGGCAaatggcagggctgcagggaaggctgcagggaacgaggggagggctgcagggagggctgcaggaaaggaaagcaggagggaCGCGGAGGGGGatgcagagggctgcagggagggctgcagggaggctgcaagGAAACACACGAATCATATTTTCCCCAGCATCAGGGACCCCCAGAGGTTTCCTCTGCCGTGGCAGGATGCTCTGGGACATCGGATGCAACCGGTGCCTGGTGCCACCTTCACCAGGAGCCAGAAACCGATGTGACGGGTGGCagagggcggggggggggggggggggtgcggccAGGGACAGAGGgggctgagcctgcaggggGGAGCAGAATTAACCCCACCGAGCCATCCCCATGAAGAAACTGCTCCGTGCCCCGCAGCGTCATTTACaatatatactgtatattttATTGTAGTTGAACCAGCTCACTGAATCTACAGCTGTACTCacaatccagaaaaaaagagagcGCGCACGCGAGaggaaaatactgaagtatttCTACAGAGTATTTGTTCCAGTTAGCTCCCTCCACGGCAGGAGACAGAGACTGTAAAAGAGGAAGACTGGAAATTTTCCCTGATGTGCTGTCTTGTCCGCGCCGTCGCTGCAGTCGGGGCTCTGTCGCCTCTGGGAGCCGTGGCCGCtggggtggggacggggacggggatggggacagggacagggatggggatggccTCGGGGGATGCCTCCGAGCATCCCCGTGGAGCAGCAGGGCGATGCTGGCGGGATGCGGGGGCAGCGGGCGCACTTTGGGCAttgtgcagggctgggtgccGTGGCCAGAGTAGGAAGGGATGGTTTTGCGGGGAGAATGGGGAGTGCAGTtgcggggctggcagggatGCTGTGGGGACCTCACATATTTTCTGCCTCAGGCTCGGGCCAGGATCTCTATCTCCTCCTGCTGAGGGCACATCCAGACCCGCCGCCTGCCCCGAGCCATGCGGAGCTGCAGGTGTTTCTCCTCCATCCCTGCGAAAgccaatttctttctgattttcttttctgagcaagcAGCTTCCTTCCCAGCTTGGGCTTtgctgggagggctggggaacCAAGTGGCTTGGATGGGGGCACGGCCAGCTCCTGGGGACGCTGCTCCGAGGGATCCTGCTGGCCTCAGTGTGAGGCTGTGCATGACTTTGTGGCATGCTGA
This window contains:
- the YWHAG gene encoding 14-3-3 protein gamma, with translation MVDREQLVQKARLAEQAERYDDMAAAMKNVTELNEPLSNEERNLLSVAYKNVVGARRSSWRVISSIEQKTSADGNEKKIEMVRAYREKIEKELEAVCQDVLSLLDNYLIKNCSETQYESKVFYLKMKGDYYRYLAEVATGEKRATVVESSEKAYSEAHEISKEHMQPTHPIRLGLALNYSVFYYEIQNAPEQACHLAKTAFDDAIAELDTLNEDSYKDSTLIMQLLRDNLTLWTSDQQDDDGGEGNN
- the HSPB1 gene encoding heat shock protein beta-1 — translated: MAERRVPFTFLRSPSWEPFRDWYHGSRLFDQSFGMPHIPEDWYKWPSGSAWPGYFRLLPGESALVPAPGSPYSRALSRQLSSGISEIRQSADSWKVTLDVNHFAPEELVVKTKDNIVEITGKHEEKQDEHGFISRCFTRKYTLPPGVEATAVRSSLSPDGMLTVEAPLPKPAIQSAEITIPVTVESQGKKDEPAKK